In a single window of the Bacillus clarus genome:
- a CDS encoding SDR family oxidoreductase, translated as MGEIPSHTKWTLRDKYVVITGATSGIGLAAAKVFAERGAKLGIIARNEAKANDAMTQIQDLTNGNAVVDLFLADMASQQSIRRVATDILEKCPRIDILVNNAGALFQTRKITEDGLEMTWAVNHLGPFLLTNLLLERLKESAPARVITTASHGHKMAKKGIDFDDLDAEQLYRGVKRFMGGPTMRYAQTKLANILFTSELAQRLEGTGVIAYSFDPGLVATNFNQDNGLVARLTMAAMKPFSRTPEEGAETLIWLAESTGFTDHSGFYYVDKQIEKPSEAALDKDVAKRLWDISEKQTRK; from the coding sequence ATGGGGGAAATTCCAAGTCATACAAAGTGGACATTGCGTGACAAGTATGTAGTAATCACTGGTGCAACAAGTGGTATTGGACTAGCGGCAGCTAAGGTATTTGCAGAACGCGGCGCCAAGCTAGGAATCATTGCACGCAACGAAGCAAAAGCGAATGATGCTATGACTCAAATTCAGGATCTAACGAATGGGAATGCGGTGGTAGATCTATTTCTGGCTGATATGGCTTCCCAACAATCTATACGCCGGGTAGCTACTGATATTTTAGAAAAGTGTCCTAGAATAGATATATTAGTGAATAATGCTGGCGCTTTATTTCAAACAAGGAAAATTACGGAGGACGGTTTGGAGATGACTTGGGCGGTTAACCATTTAGGTCCATTCCTACTTACTAATTTGCTGTTGGAGCGTTTAAAGGAAAGTGCTCCTGCTCGTGTCATTACCACCGCATCTCATGGTCACAAAATGGCTAAAAAGGGAATTGATTTCGATGATTTAGATGCAGAACAACTTTATCGTGGTGTTAAGAGATTCATGGGCGGTCCTACGATGCGTTATGCCCAAACAAAATTAGCTAATATTTTATTTACCTCTGAATTGGCACAGCGGTTGGAGGGAACAGGTGTTATCGCTTACAGTTTCGACCCGGGGCTAGTGGCTACGAATTTCAACCAGGACAATGGTCTGGTTGCTCGCTTAACTATGGCAGCAATGAAACCTTTCTCTCGTACGCCTGAGGAAGGCGCTGAAACTTTAATATGGCTAGCAGAATCAACTGGATTTACTGATCATAGTGGTTTTTACTATGTCGATAAGCAAATAGAAAAGCCGTCTGAAGCTGCCTTGGATAAGGATGTCGCAAAACGTTTATGGGACATTAGTGAAAAACAGACACGAAAATAA
- a CDS encoding CPBP family intramembrane glutamic endopeptidase: MQSTTQLPYEQKYSMSWGQFISSVLFAFFGTGLITLFLALPLTIYTDGLTNKKQTALYESIANTTSIALQLFVLLLFIFKYKPAKKLLLSAFNFEALKNWRTYVYLLLFFVLNIILNFIMLNYVFPDATTEQSSALSLNILNQYQILLLIGFAILTPIFEELIFRGFILRFFSERFPFWIAAILTSFFFGIAHTYSLGVMVITFFMGLLMAILCKKTNSIIPAMLFHIMNNTLAFLG; the protein is encoded by the coding sequence ATGCAATCAACTACACAACTTCCGTATGAACAAAAATACTCCATGTCATGGGGACAATTTATTAGCTCTGTCTTATTCGCTTTCTTTGGCACTGGGCTTATCACTTTATTCCTAGCACTGCCTTTAACGATTTACACAGATGGTCTTACAAATAAAAAACAAACCGCCTTGTACGAATCTATCGCAAACACCACAAGTATTGCATTACAACTATTCGTTTTGTTATTGTTCATATTTAAATATAAACCAGCAAAAAAACTATTATTATCGGCTTTTAACTTTGAAGCACTCAAAAACTGGCGTACATACGTATACTTACTTCTTTTCTTCGTTTTAAATATTATTCTCAATTTCATTATGTTAAATTATGTATTCCCAGACGCAACAACCGAACAATCTTCCGCCTTAAGCTTAAACATTTTAAATCAGTATCAAATATTATTACTTATCGGCTTTGCAATACTCACACCCATTTTTGAAGAACTCATTTTCCGAGGTTTTATACTTCGCTTCTTCTCAGAGCGTTTTCCATTTTGGATTGCAGCAATTTTAACAAGCTTCTTCTTCGGAATTGCTCACACATACTCACTTGGGGTAATGGTAATCACTTTCTTCATGGGGCTATTGATGGCTATATTATGTAAGAAAACGAACTCTATTATTCCAGCTATGCTCTTTCATATTATGAATAATACATTGGCCTTTTTAGGCTAA
- a CDS encoding TrmH family RNA methyltransferase has product MIRQEEREIHIMKNIDSVQNPRVKQWKKLQTKKERDKKGVFFVEGFHLVEEALRAGVVTELIVSDQTDLPKDWTVTDVEMYIVPEAIVKVLRETETTQGVFAVCEKDEKEVALTDGKFLLLDGLQDPGNLGTIIRTADAAGIHAVVLGEGCVDVYNSKVLRSTQGSIFHLPIVKGNLEEWVDKLKENNVPVYGTALENGVPYGEVTPAGSFALIVGNEGSGVRQEILVKTDQNLYIPIYGGAESLNVAVAAGILTYYLQSPVANK; this is encoded by the coding sequence ATGATAAGACAAGAAGAGAGGGAAATACATATTATGAAAAACATTGATTCAGTACAAAATCCGCGTGTGAAGCAGTGGAAAAAGCTGCAGACGAAAAAAGAGCGCGATAAAAAAGGTGTATTCTTCGTAGAAGGATTCCACTTAGTGGAGGAAGCTTTAAGGGCAGGAGTTGTAACAGAACTTATCGTTTCAGATCAAACTGATCTTCCGAAAGATTGGACAGTTACTGATGTTGAAATGTATATCGTACCTGAAGCAATTGTAAAGGTACTTCGTGAAACAGAAACAACGCAAGGTGTATTTGCTGTTTGTGAGAAAGATGAGAAAGAAGTAGCTCTTACAGATGGGAAATTTCTTTTATTAGATGGTCTTCAAGACCCGGGTAATTTAGGGACGATTATTCGTACAGCTGATGCAGCTGGTATTCATGCCGTTGTGCTTGGAGAAGGTTGCGTTGATGTTTACAATAGTAAAGTATTACGCTCTACACAAGGTTCTATTTTCCACTTACCGATTGTAAAAGGGAACTTAGAAGAATGGGTAGACAAGTTAAAAGAAAATAATGTTCCTGTATATGGAACAGCTCTTGAAAATGGAGTTCCGTATGGTGAAGTAACACCGGCCGGAAGTTTTGCATTAATTGTAGGAAATGAAGGAAGTGGCGTACGCCAAGAAATTCTTGTGAAAACTGATCAAAACTTGTATATTCCGATTTACGGTGGGGCAGAATCATTAAATGTTGCGGTTGCAGCAGGGATTTTAACATATTATTTACAAAGCCCAGTTGCGAACAAATAA
- a CDS encoding YuzL family protein translates to MSKKVKTDHSRSGLGSPEVEGQGTTTHETGSHKVPSSNKKQKRS, encoded by the coding sequence ATGAGTAAAAAAGTGAAAACAGATCATTCTAGATCAGGCCTAGGTTCTCCAGAAGTGGAAGGACAAGGAACGACTACGCATGAAACGGGTTCTCATAAAGTACCTTCATCAAATAAGAAGCAGAAACGAAGTTGA
- the pheT gene encoding phenylalanine--tRNA ligase subunit beta: protein MFVSYRWLQEYVDIKDVTAQELADKITKSGIEVEGVEVLNKGVKGVVVGHVLECEKHPEADKLSKCLIDIGEEEPVQIICGAANIAKGLKVPVAKVGAVLPGNFKIKKAKLRGEASHGMVCALQELGIDGKLVAKEYADGIFIFPSDAEVGADALEILNLHDEVLELGLTPNRADCLNMLGVAYEVAAIYGREVKLPAIDLQETAEKTSDYISVSVEAKEENPLYIAKMVKNVKIGPSPMWMQTRLMAAGIRPISNVVDITNYILMEYGQPLHAFDYDKLGSKEIVVRLAKEDETIETLDDQERTLQSHHLVITNGTKALAVAGVMGGADSEVTNDTVNVLIESAYFAGQTVRRTSKDLGLRSESSARFEKGIDPTRTFEAIQHAAALMAKYAGGEALEGVAEVDNLQVQERTVSVTVEKVNRVLGTDISASKMGTIFTNLKFPFTEVEGTFHVNVPARRPDITISEDLVEEVGRLYGYDHIPVTLPSGTMTRGKLTAAQTKRRKVRRFLEGAGLYEAITYSLTSADKAKQYMVEPNEKAPVNLALPMSEERSQLRLSLVPQLLEAVSYNVARKNDSVALYEVGSVFLPTEAGELPKEEQHLAGVMTGLALHHAWQGEKKVVDFFVVKGVLEGLFDVLGVANQITYAPAKREGMHPGRTADIVLDGEVIGFIGQLHPETEKQLDVKNTFVFELSLVKVFGADAEETYYSAIPRFPSMTRDMAVVVTKETKAGEMKQVIAEAGGELLKDVTLFDLYEGEKMEEGKKSLAFSMNYFDAERTLTDEEVTEAHNRVLTAVEEKFGAELRK from the coding sequence ATGTTCGTATCATATCGTTGGTTACAAGAGTATGTAGATATTAAAGATGTAACAGCACAAGAACTAGCAGACAAAATCACGAAAAGTGGTATTGAAGTAGAAGGCGTTGAAGTATTAAATAAAGGTGTAAAAGGTGTTGTAGTTGGTCACGTATTAGAATGTGAAAAACACCCAGAAGCTGATAAATTAAGCAAATGCTTAATCGATATCGGTGAAGAAGAACCAGTACAAATTATTTGTGGTGCTGCTAACATTGCAAAAGGTTTAAAAGTACCAGTTGCAAAAGTTGGTGCTGTACTTCCTGGTAATTTCAAAATTAAAAAAGCAAAACTACGTGGAGAAGCTTCTCACGGTATGGTTTGTGCTCTTCAAGAGCTTGGTATTGATGGAAAGCTAGTTGCGAAAGAGTACGCAGACGGTATCTTCATCTTCCCGAGTGACGCTGAAGTTGGTGCAGATGCACTTGAAATTTTAAACTTACATGATGAAGTACTTGAGCTTGGTTTAACACCAAACCGTGCAGATTGCTTAAACATGTTAGGTGTTGCATATGAAGTAGCTGCTATTTACGGCCGTGAAGTGAAGCTTCCAGCTATCGACTTACAAGAAACAGCAGAAAAAACTTCTGATTACATTTCTGTAAGTGTAGAAGCGAAAGAAGAAAATCCATTATATATTGCAAAAATGGTTAAAAACGTAAAGATTGGTCCATCACCAATGTGGATGCAAACTCGCCTTATGGCAGCTGGCATTCGTCCAATTAGCAACGTAGTTGATATTACAAACTACATTTTAATGGAATACGGTCAACCGTTACATGCATTCGATTACGATAAATTAGGTTCAAAAGAAATCGTTGTTCGTCTTGCAAAAGAAGACGAAACAATTGAAACGTTAGATGATCAAGAGCGTACATTACAAAGCCACCACCTTGTAATTACAAACGGCACAAAAGCTTTAGCTGTTGCGGGTGTAATGGGCGGAGCTGATTCTGAAGTTACAAATGATACAGTAAACGTTCTAATTGAGTCTGCATACTTTGCAGGTCAAACAGTACGTCGTACATCAAAAGACTTAGGTCTTCGCAGTGAATCAAGTGCACGTTTCGAAAAAGGAATCGACCCAACACGTACATTTGAAGCAATTCAACACGCTGCTGCTTTAATGGCAAAATACGCTGGTGGCGAAGCCCTTGAAGGCGTAGCGGAAGTTGATAACTTACAAGTACAAGAGCGTACAGTATCTGTTACAGTTGAAAAAGTAAATCGTGTATTAGGTACAGATATTTCTGCGAGCAAAATGGGTACAATTTTCACAAACTTAAAATTCCCATTCACAGAAGTAGAAGGAACATTCCATGTGAACGTACCAGCACGTCGTCCTGACATTACAATTTCAGAAGACTTAGTAGAAGAAGTGGGACGCCTATACGGTTATGACCACATTCCAGTTACATTACCTTCTGGAACGATGACTCGTGGTAAATTAACAGCAGCACAAACGAAACGTCGTAAAGTACGTCGATTCTTAGAAGGTGCTGGTTTATATGAAGCAATCACGTATTCATTAACAAGCGCTGACAAAGCGAAACAATATATGGTTGAGCCAAACGAAAAAGCTCCTGTAAACCTTGCACTTCCAATGAGTGAAGAGCGTAGCCAACTTCGTTTAAGCTTAGTACCACAATTGTTAGAAGCAGTTTCATACAATGTTGCTCGTAAAAACGACAGCGTCGCTTTATATGAAGTAGGTTCTGTCTTCTTGCCAACAGAAGCAGGAGAACTTCCGAAAGAAGAACAACATCTTGCAGGTGTTATGACAGGTCTTGCTCTTCACCATGCATGGCAAGGTGAGAAGAAAGTGGTAGACTTCTTCGTTGTGAAAGGTGTACTAGAAGGATTATTCGACGTACTTGGCGTTGCAAACCAAATCACATATGCACCAGCAAAACGTGAAGGTATGCACCCAGGCCGTACAGCTGACATCGTATTAGATGGTGAAGTAATTGGATTCATCGGTCAATTGCACCCAGAAACAGAAAAACAATTAGATGTGAAAAATACATTCGTATTCGAACTATCTCTTGTAAAAGTATTCGGTGCAGACGCGGAGGAAACTTACTACTCAGCAATTCCGCGTTTCCCATCTATGACACGTGATATGGCTGTTGTAGTAACAAAAGAAACAAAAGCTGGTGAAATGAAGCAAGTCATTGCTGAAGCTGGCGGAGAACTTCTGAAAGACGTAACACTATTCGACTTATACGAAGGTGAAAAAATGGAAGAAGGCAAGAAATCACTTGCATTCTCTATGAACTACTTCGATGCAGAACGTACATTAACAGACGAAGAAGTAACAGAAGCACATAACCGTGTATTAACAGCGGTAGAAGAGAAATTTGGTGCGGAGTTACGTAAGTAA
- the asnS gene encoding asparagine--tRNA ligase, producing the protein MENTLVKSLYRDTEKYADQTVQVSGWIRNLRDSKAFGFIELNDGSFFKSVQIVFDTELDNFKEIAKLPLSSSVKVEGKVIATPGAKQPFEIKADKIDIEGLSDSDYPLQKKRHTFEYLRTIAHLRPRTNAFSATFRVRSIAAFAIHQFFQERGFVHVHTPIITGSDTEGAGEMFRVTTQDLNNVPKGEDGQVDESKDFFGKETNLTVSGQLNAEAYALAFRDVYTFGPTFRAENSNTTRHAAEFWMVEPEIAFAELGDVMNLTEDMLKYAMKYVLEHAPEEMEFFNSFVDKTVLERMNNVINSDFGRITYTEAIKVLQESGADFKYPVEWGIDLQTEHERYLSEEIFKRPVFVTDYPKDIKAFYMRLNEDGKTVAATDLLVPGIGELIGGSQREERMDVLVDRIKELGMNEEDYWWYLELRKYGGTKHAGFGLGFERFLMYITGMANIRDVIPFPRTPGSSEF; encoded by the coding sequence ATGGAAAACACATTAGTAAAAAGTCTGTATAGAGATACAGAAAAGTATGCAGATCAAACAGTACAAGTATCAGGGTGGATTCGTAACTTACGTGATTCAAAAGCATTTGGTTTCATCGAATTAAACGACGGTAGCTTCTTCAAAAGCGTTCAAATCGTTTTCGATACAGAATTAGATAACTTCAAAGAAATTGCAAAACTTCCACTTAGCTCTTCAGTGAAAGTAGAAGGTAAAGTAATTGCAACACCTGGAGCAAAACAACCATTTGAAATTAAAGCAGATAAAATTGATATCGAGGGCTTATCAGATTCTGATTACCCACTTCAAAAGAAGCGTCATACGTTTGAATACTTACGTACAATCGCTCACTTACGTCCAAGAACAAATGCATTCTCTGCAACATTCCGCGTGCGTTCTATCGCAGCGTTTGCGATTCACCAATTCTTCCAAGAGCGTGGTTTCGTACATGTTCACACACCAATTATCACTGGTAGCGATACAGAAGGTGCAGGCGAAATGTTCCGCGTAACAACGCAAGATTTAAACAACGTGCCAAAAGGTGAAGACGGACAAGTTGATGAATCAAAAGACTTCTTCGGTAAAGAAACAAACTTAACAGTAAGTGGACAACTTAATGCTGAAGCTTACGCATTAGCATTCCGTGATGTATACACATTCGGACCTACATTCCGTGCAGAAAACTCTAACACAACTCGCCACGCAGCTGAGTTCTGGATGGTTGAGCCTGAGATTGCATTTGCTGAATTAGGCGACGTAATGAACCTTACAGAAGATATGCTGAAATATGCAATGAAATATGTATTAGAACATGCACCAGAAGAAATGGAATTCTTCAACAGCTTCGTTGATAAAACAGTGCTAGAGCGCATGAACAACGTAATCAACTCTGACTTTGGTCGCATCACTTATACAGAAGCAATTAAAGTGCTTCAAGAATCAGGCGCTGACTTCAAATATCCAGTAGAATGGGGTATTGACTTACAAACAGAGCACGAAAGATACTTATCAGAAGAAATCTTCAAACGCCCTGTATTCGTAACTGACTATCCGAAAGACATTAAAGCATTTTACATGCGCCTTAATGAAGATGGAAAAACAGTAGCTGCTACTGACCTTCTAGTTCCTGGCATCGGCGAATTAATCGGCGGAAGCCAACGTGAAGAAAGAATGGACGTTTTAGTAGACAGAATTAAAGAATTAGGCATGAATGAAGAAGACTACTGGTGGTACTTAGAACTTAGAAAATACGGCGGTACAAAACACGCTGGATTCGGTCTAGGCTTCGAGCGCTTCCTAATGTATATCACTGGCATGGCTAACATCCGTGACGTAATTCCATTCCCAAGAACTCCAGGTTCTTCGGAGTTTTAA
- the sspI gene encoding small acid-soluble spore protein SspI, with protein MNFNLRGAVLANVSGNSQDQLQETIVDAIQSGEEKMLPGLGVLFEVIWKNADENEKHEMLETLEQGLKK; from the coding sequence ATGAATTTTAATCTACGCGGTGCTGTATTAGCGAATGTATCTGGAAATTCACAAGATCAATTACAAGAAACAATTGTTGATGCAATTCAAAGCGGCGAAGAAAAAATGCTTCCAGGGCTCGGCGTTTTATTCGAAGTCATTTGGAAAAATGCGGATGAAAATGAAAAGCATGAAATGTTAGAAACACTTGAGCAAGGCTTAAAAAAATAA
- a CDS encoding HD domain-containing protein, producing MHRITLEQIFQHHITQKYVNRSGMVHAIAVAYHAFHLAKKHHASVDAATKAGFLHDIGHHTWYTGGEWDYELYKKNDIHAIKGAERAHKLLIRLGEHPIQAKEISVAILLHTDSFLVEQTLERTPLQNIIKWADEADEEPGGAHHYRTISYEKALKAIQQLDRLIERELQIQKAKSHKKVEQIYQ from the coding sequence ATGCACCGTATTACGCTTGAACAAATTTTTCAACATCACATTACACAAAAATACGTAAACCGTTCTGGAATGGTCCATGCAATTGCTGTCGCTTACCATGCGTTTCACTTAGCTAAAAAGCATCACGCCTCAGTCGATGCTGCAACAAAAGCTGGTTTCCTTCATGATATCGGACATCATACATGGTACACAGGCGGCGAATGGGACTATGAACTGTACAAAAAGAATGATATACATGCGATTAAAGGAGCAGAAAGAGCTCATAAATTATTAATCCGCTTAGGAGAACATCCTATTCAAGCAAAAGAAATTTCAGTTGCAATTTTATTGCACACTGATTCTTTCCTAGTAGAACAAACGCTTGAAAGAACGCCTTTACAAAATATTATTAAGTGGGCAGATGAAGCGGACGAAGAACCGGGTGGAGCACACCATTATAGAACGATTTCTTATGAAAAAGCATTAAAAGCAATTCAGCAATTAGACCGACTGATAGAGCGTGAGTTACAAATACAAAAAGCAAAATCTCATAAAAAAGTAGAGCAAATCTACCAATAA
- a CDS encoding DHA2 family efflux MFS transporter permease subunit: MSSIAIAGYALFCIIVFFLVNRLLRKKKTNVGEEQVPAVSKIEVSKVETVEKELEQKQETEASNVVELETGKQEQVKQEKEMLKRQLPIESVNVKAVVAVLILGMFVSILNQTIINVALPPLMNEFNVSTSTAQWLITGFMLVNGILVPISAFLVSRFTYRKLFVAAMLFFTVGSIICATSGNFTMMMTGRVIQAVGAGILMPVGMNIFMTLFPPHKRGAAMGLLGVAMILAPAIGPTVTGWVIENYSWNLMFYAMFVIGLIITFLSLKFFTLAQPVSKTKLDIFGVISSSIGLGSLLYGFSEAGNNSWTSAEVVISLIVGVIGIAVFIWRELTTDNKMLDLQVFKYPTFTFTLLINAIVTMALFGGMLLLPVYLQNIRGFTPIESGLLLLPGSLIMGIMGPIAGKLFDKYGIRPLAIIGLAITTFATYEFTKLSMDTPYSVIMTDYIIRSIGMSFIMMPIMTAGMNALPMKLISHGTATQNTSRQVAGSIGTAILITIMTQQTTAHVADYGNMLTTTNPILVDKAHGMGQSLAAVAGSAQAGDAMSSQLLSGQISKLSAINGINDAFLIATILAGIAWVLSFFLQSGNKPNRKAGN, encoded by the coding sequence ATGTCCTCAATTGCAATTGCAGGATATGCACTATTTTGTATAATCGTCTTCTTCCTTGTAAATCGTCTTTTACGAAAGAAAAAAACGAATGTGGGAGAAGAACAAGTCCCAGCCGTAAGTAAGATAGAAGTAAGTAAAGTAGAAACAGTAGAGAAAGAACTTGAACAAAAACAAGAAACAGAAGCTTCTAATGTAGTGGAATTAGAAACAGGGAAGCAAGAACAAGTGAAACAGGAAAAAGAAATGCTGAAGAGACAATTGCCGATAGAGAGTGTAAATGTAAAAGCGGTTGTAGCCGTATTAATTCTCGGTATGTTCGTTTCTATTTTAAACCAAACAATCATTAATGTTGCGTTGCCACCATTAATGAACGAATTTAACGTATCGACTTCAACAGCACAATGGTTAATTACAGGCTTCATGCTTGTAAACGGAATTTTAGTACCGATTAGTGCCTTTTTAGTTTCACGGTTTACGTATCGTAAATTATTCGTAGCGGCGATGTTATTCTTTACTGTAGGATCTATCATTTGTGCTACATCAGGAAACTTTACGATGATGATGACAGGCCGCGTTATTCAAGCGGTTGGTGCAGGTATTTTAATGCCAGTTGGTATGAATATCTTCATGACGTTATTTCCACCTCATAAGCGCGGAGCAGCTATGGGATTATTGGGGGTAGCAATGATTTTAGCACCTGCTATCGGACCGACTGTAACAGGTTGGGTTATTGAAAACTATAGCTGGAACTTAATGTTCTATGCAATGTTTGTTATCGGTTTAATTATCACGTTTTTATCTTTAAAATTCTTTACACTAGCTCAGCCAGTTTCTAAAACGAAGCTAGATATATTTGGTGTTATTAGTTCAAGTATTGGATTAGGCAGCTTACTGTACGGATTTAGTGAAGCTGGGAATAATAGTTGGACTAGTGCGGAAGTTGTTATTTCACTTATTGTTGGTGTAATAGGTATCGCAGTATTTATTTGGAGAGAGCTAACGACTGATAATAAAATGCTTGATTTACAAGTGTTTAAATATCCAACGTTCACTTTCACATTATTAATTAACGCGATCGTAACGATGGCATTATTTGGAGGTATGTTATTACTTCCAGTATACTTGCAAAATATTCGCGGCTTTACGCCAATCGAATCGGGTTTACTACTTCTTCCAGGATCATTAATTATGGGGATTATGGGACCGATTGCAGGGAAGTTATTTGATAAATACGGCATTCGTCCGCTAGCAATTATTGGATTAGCTATTACGACATTTGCGACATATGAATTTACAAAGTTATCGATGGATACACCGTATAGCGTTATTATGACGGATTATATTATACGTTCAATTGGTATGTCATTCATTATGATGCCAATTATGACAGCTGGTATGAACGCGCTGCCGATGAAATTAATTTCTCACGGTACAGCAACGCAAAATACATCGAGACAAGTAGCTGGTTCAATTGGAACAGCAATCTTAATCACAATTATGACGCAGCAAACTACTGCTCACGTAGCAGATTACGGCAATATGTTAACAACAACAAACCCGATTTTAGTTGATAAAGCGCATGGAATGGGTCAAAGTTTAGCAGCGGTAGCCGGTTCTGCACAAGCAGGAGATGCAATGAGCTCCCAATTATTATCCGGACAAATTTCGAAGCTATCTGCAATTAACGGTATTAACGATGCCTTCTTAATTGCAACAATATTAGCAGGTATTGCTTGGGTGTTATCATTCTTCTTACAGTCAGGTAATAAACCAAATAGAAAAGCAGGGAATTAA
- the pheS gene encoding phenylalanine--tRNA ligase subunit alpha, which translates to MEARLKELKQKALELIEEAKELKGLNDVRVAYLGKKGPITEVLRGMGKLSAEERPRMGALVNEVREAIQTRLDDKIGNLEKAVIEAKLATETIDVTLPGRPVETGCHHPLTAVVEQIEDVFIGMGYEVAEGTEVEKDYYNFEALNLPKDHPARDMQDTFYITEETLLRTHTSSVQARTMENNKEKGPIKIICPGKVYRRDDDDATHSHQFMQIEGLVIDKNIRMSDLKGTLQVFVKKMFGEDREIRLRPSFFPFTEPSVEMDISCMMCHGKGCGTCKGTGWIEILGAGMVHPNVLEMAGYDSKEYQGFAFGMGAERIAMLKYGVDDIRHFYTNDVRFLQQFKRA; encoded by the coding sequence ATGGAAGCACGTTTAAAAGAGCTAAAGCAAAAAGCGTTAGAGCTTATTGAAGAAGCGAAAGAGCTAAAGGGCTTAAACGACGTACGCGTAGCGTATTTAGGAAAAAAAGGTCCAATTACAGAAGTATTACGCGGCATGGGAAAATTATCAGCAGAAGAGCGTCCACGTATGGGAGCATTAGTAAATGAAGTACGTGAAGCAATTCAAACGCGTCTAGATGACAAAATTGGTAACTTAGAAAAAGCGGTAATTGAAGCAAAATTAGCTACTGAAACTATTGATGTTACACTACCAGGTCGTCCTGTTGAAACAGGTTGTCACCATCCGTTAACAGCTGTTGTTGAACAAATTGAAGATGTATTCATTGGGATGGGTTATGAAGTGGCTGAAGGAACAGAAGTAGAAAAAGACTACTACAACTTCGAAGCATTAAACTTACCGAAAGATCACCCAGCGCGTGATATGCAAGATACATTCTACATTACAGAAGAAACGTTACTACGTACGCATACATCTTCTGTGCAAGCACGTACGATGGAAAATAATAAAGAAAAGGGCCCAATCAAAATTATTTGTCCTGGTAAAGTGTATCGCCGCGATGACGATGATGCGACACATTCACACCAGTTCATGCAAATTGAAGGTCTTGTAATTGATAAAAACATTCGTATGAGTGATTTAAAAGGAACACTGCAAGTATTCGTGAAAAAGATGTTCGGTGAAGACCGTGAAATCCGTCTTCGTCCAAGTTTCTTCCCATTCACAGAGCCATCTGTAGAGATGGATATTTCTTGTATGATGTGTCACGGTAAAGGTTGCGGCACTTGTAAAGGAACTGGCTGGATTGAAATTTTAGGCGCAGGTATGGTTCATCCGAACGTACTTGAAATGGCTGGTTATGACTCAAAAGAATATCAAGGTTTCGCATTCGGTATGGGCGCAGAGCGTATCGCAATGTTGAAATACGGCGTAGATGACATTCGTCATTTCTATACAAATGATGTGCGTTTCTTACAACAATTCAAACGAGCGTAA